A stretch of DNA from Paenibacillus sp. FSL W8-0186:
CATCGGCGATCTTAAAGGGATCATCTCCAAGCTGGACTATTTACAGGAGCTGGGGGTCAACGTCATTTGGCTGAGCCCCATTTACAAATCCCCCGGCCATGACAATGGATATGACATTAGCGATTATTGCGATATTATGGAGCAGTTCGGCACGATGGAGGATTTTGACCGATTGCTTCAGGACATGCATTCCCGTGGGATGAAGCTCATGATGGATTTGGTACTGAACCATACCTCGCACAAACATCCATGGTTCATAGAATCCCGTCAGTCCAAAGATAATCCGAAAAGGGATTACTACATATGGCGGAAAGGGAAAAACGGTGGTCCGCCTAACAACTGGGAATCGTACTTCAGCGGCTCGGTCTGGGAGTATGATGAGCAGACGGACGAATACTATTTGCATTTATACTCCAAGTACCAGCCGGATTTAAATTGGAGCAATCCCGTAGTGATCGATGAACTCCATAACATGGTGGAATGGTGGCTTAAAAAGGGAGTGGACGGTTTTCGTTTCGACGCGATATCACACATCGTCAAAGCCGAAGGCCTTCCGGACGCCGACAATCCTCATCAGACGAAGACGGTACGGGCCTATGAAATGTTCTCCAATCTGGAGAATGTCCATACCTTACTGCAAAATCTGCATGACAAAGTACTTTACTATTACGACATCATGACCGTCGGGGAAACGTCGGGACTCGGTCCGGAGCAAGCGCTGGATTATGTGGGGGACGGCCGGCGCGAATTGAATATGACTTTCCAGTTCGAGCATATGTTCATAGATGCCGCCTCTTCAGGGAGCGGTAAATGGAACGTCGTTCCCTGGAACCTGCTGGAGCTGAAAAAAATCATCAGCAACTGGCAAAACGTTCTCCACGACCGGGGCTGGAATGCGAATTACTGGTGCAATCATGACCAGCCGCGTTCTGTATCCCGTTTCGGGAACGATGTGCTGTACCGGGTGCCTTCGGCGAAAATGCTGGCCACCTTCATTCACACCCTGGAAGGCACGCCGTATATTTATCAAGGCGAAGAAATCGGAATGACAAACATCGCTTTCGAGTCTATCGACGATTACCGCGATGTGGAGACGCTGAATTACTACGAGGAACAGCGCGATAACGGGGTGCCGGAAGAAGAAATCATGCAGGCTCTTCGCAAAAGGAGCCGGGACAACGCGAGAACTCCGATGCAGTGGGATACGACTCCAAACGCTGGTTTTACTAAGGGAACACCCTGGATTAAAGTCAATTCCAATTATATGGAGATTAACGTAGCGGATGCGCTGAATGATCCCGATTCTATCTTTCATTATTACAAAAAGCTGATTCAGCTTCGCAAACAGCATAAGGTAATCGTTTATGGCAGATATAAGCTGCTGCTGCCGCTTCATTCAGAAATATATGCTTACACTCGAACTCTGGATAACGATCAGCTGCTCGTGATCCTTAACTTTTTTGAACGGGAGCCGCTCTTTGAACTGCCGAAGGATGTATCACCCGAGGGAATGGAACTGCTCATTTCGAATTATCCCCCGGAAAAGAATGAAGATTTATGTAAATTGAAGCTGCGGCCTTATGAAGCAAGGGTGTATTTACAGCGTCTGCCCAAATCTGCGAATGAACAATAGCAACGACCGCGTTTCGCGGTCGTTGCGCATTGTCGTTCATTCCACTTTCATCTGCTTGTCCTGCTGAATTCCATTTCTGATAAGCCAGTCATGGTACACATACTCGAAGACAGTTACGGCGACCGTGGCGGTGAGCACCTCCATCAGCGTCATTGACCAGCCGTTATTGGCTGCGAGCGCCCATATAAACAGGTAAGCTAGGACAGCATCCATCATCGTCGCCAAAACATTGCTGGCTCGGGGCAATACAAACAGATCCACCAATAAAAACGAGAAAATCGTCAGGCCAACAGCTGTTAACAGCGCGGGGAAAAACGAGGCATCGCTCATCAGCATAAAGAGCCCTACAAGGATAATGCAGCTCCAGACGATTTTGACAACAATCCGTTTGGTCATCGTGTCCTCCTCATCAAGATGTATACTCATGATTCCCAGCATGTCCCGCAAGATATTCAGCAGCTGCCGAAATCTAAATGAAGGAGTTTATGTTTATGCCGCAGGATTGCATTATTGTCGGAGGAGGAATCGCTGGGCTGCAGGCCGCGATCCAATTAGGCCGTTATTCCGCCTATGATGTTCTGGTCGTTGACGCTGGGGAAGGCAGATCTACGCTTTGCCGCGGTTATCACAATATTTTAGGCTGGCCAGAGGGAATATCGGGACAAGAATTGCGTGCAAGAGGAAGGCATCAGGCTGAGAGCACTGGTGTCCGCTTTGCTCGGGACAGGATTGTAACAGCGGCTCGAACCTCAGCCGGAACGATACTTCTTAAAGGGGAAACGGGAGAAACATACGAGACCTATACGACGCTGCTTGCGACAGGAGTGAGCGATCGCATTCCCGAAATCCCTGGGCTTGTTCCGCTGCTCGGAAGCAGCGTATATATTTGCCCGGATTGCGACGGGTATGAAATTGAAGGCAAGCGCACTGTTTTGATGGGAGCTGGAGATGCCGGTGCCAATATGGCGCTTCTGTTGGCAGAACGCACACACAGTCTGACTTATGTGAACCATGAGTCTTCCCGTATATCTCCAGAACTGTTGGAACAGATGGGTCATGCAAGTATTTCTTATATCGAGGCAGCGATTGTGGAAATACGGTCAGCTGCGGAAGGGCAAATTGCGCAGGTCATACTTCATGACGGTACTGTTCTGCCCGCCGAACGGGGCTTTATTGCTTTTGGCGGAAACAAGGTTCATTCTGACCTCGCGAGGCAGCTTGGGGCTGTTCTCAGTGATAACGGCCATGTGGAAAGTGATCCGCGAAGCAAGCAGACGAGTGTGGATAACGTATGGGCCGCTGGCGATATCGCTCTGCACGCAGAGCAGGCCACTGTGGCGATGGGCGAAGGTTCGATCGCCGCGATATGGATCAATAAAGCCTTGCGGGCGCAGAAAGGAAAATTCGATCAGCGTAAATCATATAATGATGGTATAATAAGGACAACATAACAAATTATGCTTCTTTCGAGCTGGTTAGGGGGGAAAGAATGATCCTTGAAGTAGCCGAGCTGCATGTGAAGCCAGGAACGATCAATGACTTTGAGAGCAGCTTTCGGCAAGCGTCCAAAATCATTTCGGGCATGCCAGGGTATATCGACCATGAGCTGCATAAATGTGTGGAAGAGGAGAATAAATACATTCTTCTCGTCAAATGGCGGTCGATTACCGATCATGAGGTCGGATTCAGAAAATCGGAGC
This window harbors:
- a CDS encoding alpha-glucosidase — encoded protein: MKPKWWKESVVYQIYPISFKDSNGDGIGDLKGIISKLDYLQELGVNVIWLSPIYKSPGHDNGYDISDYCDIMEQFGTMEDFDRLLQDMHSRGMKLMMDLVLNHTSHKHPWFIESRQSKDNPKRDYYIWRKGKNGGPPNNWESYFSGSVWEYDEQTDEYYLHLYSKYQPDLNWSNPVVIDELHNMVEWWLKKGVDGFRFDAISHIVKAEGLPDADNPHQTKTVRAYEMFSNLENVHTLLQNLHDKVLYYYDIMTVGETSGLGPEQALDYVGDGRRELNMTFQFEHMFIDAASSGSGKWNVVPWNLLELKKIISNWQNVLHDRGWNANYWCNHDQPRSVSRFGNDVLYRVPSAKMLATFIHTLEGTPYIYQGEEIGMTNIAFESIDDYRDVETLNYYEEQRDNGVPEEEIMQALRKRSRDNARTPMQWDTTPNAGFTKGTPWIKVNSNYMEINVADALNDPDSIFHYYKKLIQLRKQHKVIVYGRYKLLLPLHSEIYAYTRTLDNDQLLVILNFFEREPLFELPKDVSPEGMELLISNYPPEKNEDLCKLKLRPYEARVYLQRLPKSANEQ
- a CDS encoding NAD(P)/FAD-dependent oxidoreductase, whose translation is MPQDCIIVGGGIAGLQAAIQLGRYSAYDVLVVDAGEGRSTLCRGYHNILGWPEGISGQELRARGRHQAESTGVRFARDRIVTAARTSAGTILLKGETGETYETYTTLLATGVSDRIPEIPGLVPLLGSSVYICPDCDGYEIEGKRTVLMGAGDAGANMALLLAERTHSLTYVNHESSRISPELLEQMGHASISYIEAAIVEIRSAAEGQIAQVILHDGTVLPAERGFIAFGGNKVHSDLARQLGAVLSDNGHVESDPRSKQTSVDNVWAAGDIALHAEQATVAMGEGSIAAIWINKALRAQKGKFDQRKSYNDGIIRTT
- a CDS encoding antibiotic biosynthesis monooxygenase gives rise to the protein MILEVAELHVKPGTINDFESSFRQASKIISGMPGYIDHELHKCVEEENKYILLVKWRSITDHEVGFRKSEQYQEWKALLHHFYDPFPVVQHYVQIKQLID
- a CDS encoding DUF2512 family protein; this encodes MSIHLDEEDTMTKRIVVKIVWSCIILVGLFMLMSDASFFPALLTAVGLTIFSFLLVDLFVLPRASNVLATMMDAVLAYLFIWALAANNGWSMTLMEVLTATVAVTVFEYVYHDWLIRNGIQQDKQMKVE